The window AATTCAATTCCTATAATTCATCAGTAACTATTGAGCACGTTAGTGGTAGAACACGTACACTCTTTCTTCTTAGCCGAGGACTTTTTAGCAGCTTCCCTCTCTTCTGCagccttcttttcttcctccgTCTCCTCACCAAAGAGATCAATGTCATCGTCATCTGCTGCAGCAGCCTCCTGCTACATGGACAAGAGAAAGCAGTTCAAATTGACTGAATTGTAGAAATAAGAAACTTTAGACAGTTATCTCCTAATCTCGCCCAGACATAAGCGAGGCCTGCCTTCAACAGCATAAAACGTGGAAGTAAACGCAAATCCAAAATgttgaaaattgaaagaatagattgaaattcttttaccgatttaataaaattaaaagcacatgcacaaacacgacCTTGAAGAACCCATGCAACGAAGTATAGGAGATTAGAACTACCTTCTTAGGCTCTTCAGCTGGAGCAGCTGCACCTCCGAACTTCACTCCGGCGGCTTTCCTGGGGAAGCTGAAACACGACAAAAGAACAAACTGCCTATGAGCTATTTTCAATGTTACAATTGCTCATGCAAATTGAAGCttcaatgaacaaaacaatgGTCCTTACGACCAATTAACAGTAACACTCAGTCTTCCTGACTATACAGTACGTGCACCACAGAATTGTACTACGAGGAGCAGTGAATTGATAACTGCCAGCGAATTGTTCTAACGGTCACTGAATCGCCGGAGATGAAATACAAGGAAGCTCTACTAACGCGATTTCTCGCACTATCCAGCTCACAGTGGATACGAAATCGGCATAAAAGAGCGGCACTGGTTGCTATCATACTTCGGGTCAGAAAGCGATGAATTAGAACTACAAACCTGGCAGCTAGATGCGAAGACACACAGCCGTACCACTTGCTGACATTGGGGAACGAGCTCCCGGGATCCGCAACAACGGCGGCGAACACCTTAATGTCGTCCTTGGTCGGCTGATGCCTGCCATGAAAGCATCCGAGAAGCTCAAGAAACAGTGCGAAATCGAGAATTGACAAGATAAGGTAGCGGGACGAGATTCGATGGAGGATCAGTTACCCGGAGATGTAGGTCTTGCCGGAGAGAAACTCGTCGAGAGCCTTGAGGCCCGACTCCGCGTAGAGATCTGAGAAAGTGACGGCCATTTCGACAGTTCTCGAGGGGATGCTCAGGCCGCGGAGGGAGTCGAGAAGAGAGGTGAAGTGAGCTCAAAAACCCTCGGGACTGAAGACGGCGACTGGAGCAAGAGGAAGATGACGAAACGGTGGAGATTGGTATTTATACGTTTACTGAAATGAATTTAAACCCTAGATTGGAAATTGGATATTCTGTTCTTTTGATTCTtcttctaaatatatatatatatattttacctacccatcaaaaaaataataattttgggTTGCTCGTTTCAAGCCCACAGCCCATGGTGGAATCCAATCCGATCTGATCCAGcttcggttccggttccgatTCCAATTTAAGTTTTTTGCCTGACCTAGTCATTCTTTTGGCAGGACCACTTGAAAAAAGCTTAAGCAATCGAAGGGAGTTTAATTGGTTTcgaatacaattttttttcatacttATTATTGAAAGGATAACAAACGAGACTTTTCGGTAGCACATAACTCTTTGCTGACATTAAGCTTTTGCTTCACCTGTTTCTGGTGTGAAACATCATGTGATCAATTACAGTCAGTCAAATACTGTCTTGCCAGTCCGCTCGATGGACCAATGCTATACATCTAATTGAGATGTTGAAGTGCATAGCTAGCTTAAGCAAGTAATTCATACTTCTATTCGAGATGGGCGCAGCTAGACCGAGACCTGATCCCGCGTTGTAGTGGGCCGGCCTCAAGCCAAACCAGCCCCAACAGCCAGCCTTGGGTTTTGGGCCTAGTCTACCAGTGTACAAGAAAGTCAGGCCCAAGCCCacgaaaatatcaaattttgaGAGGCAGCTTAAATTACAAGTAAAcgatttgaaattttcttaaggaaaaaatatatggtaCAGCACAATCTTTTTACTTTTGTATTAATTTTATcgcaatattttaaaattaccaCTATGTAATGCATTGTTTAAGATGTCTTATCAATCACAACACAACATTTTACttttgtgtcaattttatcacagctttttaaaattacactatgTAGCACATTGTTTAGGGTGTGGTGTCAATTATGTCATGAGgtcaaatttttcataaaaattaaacaaaaggCTAATTGATGTACTCGTGAATGAATAGTGGGTCAAGACTCTTGACACATGCAAAATAACACATTTTATGATCCGTCCAGTGCTATTTTACCTACCCGACTCCCTCATCATCAATGTTTTGAATCTCATTCCCACATTTTCACACATCTCTCGCCTCACTGCAACATTAAATTTCTCTTCAGTTCAGCTCTTTGTCCTTTCTCCGACCTCTTCACTCTTAACACTTTTCACTCTTTTGTtcctataaaagaaaaggaattaaAATTTGTATTTCATTTGACATATATTagcttccctttttctttttaacaatttttcaCCCATTATATGAACTGCAATGaactatgtgatttttttttcattttattgatGGTGTGGCTGTTTTCAAAAAGAGCAATTTTGTATGTGAAGAGACGGTAATGAGATTAGGGTATCGATGGTGAGGGAGTCATGTGGATAAAAGAGCACTGGACAAGtcaaaatatgaattattcTGTATATGGCAAGAGTCTAGGCCCACTATTCACCAACGTGTGGCCCACATTAGCCTTCCATTTAattttcacgaaaaatttaaagtcATGTTATAACTGACACTACACTCTAAACGTTATGTTATAtggtataattttaaaaggttacgatgaaattaaaataaaagcaaaagaTTGTGCTATTGCAagtatttttccctttttcttaataatattattatttttgcacGTGAACAATGAATTTTGTCCAGGCTATACCTGTGCCCGCACTAGCGATCACGTCCAAGTGTGTCCCAATGTGATGATTCCTCCGCGTGGTATTACACGAAGGCCTATGCCTCGAGTGCTGGTCCCACCAATGAGCCGAAAACGACGCTTGTATCGCAATTTATCTCAAGGGACAAAGACCAGTACGCTCATTGTCTCTGGACAGCTTGAAAACATATGGAGTTTTGGTACAGTCCTAACTTCGGTTTCATCAGAATCTTCGGTTGTAGGAACAAGACAATGTCAATGGCAGAAATTTCTTCTCTAGAGAACAACGAAGGCATAAGGCATTTCTAGTTCTTCCCTAGAAACCGACGATCTTATTTAATCCAACATAGGACATCAGAAGAAACGAAGCCGTATATGTACGATGTAACATAGAAACATTAGCTTGGATACGAACGAAGGCCTCGTACCTTGGTGGAGTTTACGAATCAGAACTCGAAATAGCCGAGCGGAATGGAGAAACACAGGGTGGTGGTGATACAGGATGCGTCCAGTGAGCTAATAAGCCCGAGCGCCATAAGGTGGGCTATAGATACGCTCAAGCTAATATCTGGAGATAGGATCACCCTTCTCGGAGTACTTCACCAGGTCGATACACCGAGTATGCGACCCCTTTCTTGAAACCCGAAACTTACAATAGTTAGCAAAGGAACAACATTCTAGTTATTAGACAAGAGTGTGTGATCGGACTTTCATTTTATGTGTGCTTTAGTGGGATACAAGTTCAAGGTGGACTCGAATTCGATGTTCGCAGCCAACAAGAAGATGATCAAGGAAGCAGTAGCCAGGAAGGTGCAGGAGTACCAGAGCAACACGGAAATTATGGACCTCGGCACGCTTTGTGAGTCTCGCGAGGTGAGTAGCACTAAAACCTACAAACTATAGAATGTTGTGAGGTTACGACAATTTAATCAGCGGCACGTCATGAAAGCTGAATACCACCTTATAGCAGATACAATCGTCTAGTCGATGCGAGACAAAAGTACATAATCTTTGCAAAGTTTGATCATGACGACTGTAATATAGCATGGAAGGTGAAATTGACACCAGGCAGCATAAATTCATGAAAATGAGAGGAACTGAAGAGTTTCCTGCAATTTGATGATTTCAGATTGATTTCAAGATAGAGGTGGCTGCGGGATCCTCACGGAAGGAGACGGCTGTAGAGTTAGCCTCGAATTTGAAGGCGACATGGGTGATACTGGACAGGTCAGTGTGAAGTTACGAACCTTGATGTAGAACTTCGTTTATATGTTTGCTAATCTCTGTGAGCGGTCGATCGGGCTCCCTAGAGGTCTTCTTTGCCATAGATCCAACTAACTTAACAATCAGATATGTAAGCCGTGGAATAAGATGGTACGAGAAGCTAAAAATCACGGAGATGAGGTTTTTAGTACGTCGGTAAGCCCGGGTAGTTTTCAACAAGGCGTATAACAGAGTAAGCGTTTCAAAGCTTATTCagaagaaaaaatgaatcAGAGGAAGGGGACTGTAGAAGTCACGAATCCATAATTCATGAACTACCCAGAAAAAGATTTTCCAATGAATGAAACTCACTGCTTTATGGCTTAATCGGGAGCTTCCGGAGGTCCCCGTGCTGTCTCGTATAGTCCGCATTTCATCTTGTTGGATAAACTACTACAAACTCCACGACAGTGCATACAGTTAAGTAATATCGAACTGGTCCTGAGGTTTGAAACTGTAGAGAGAAAGGAACATAAGCATCATCTCTGTTGGAACATCACGCATGACAAGAATTGTGCAAAAGTGAAGATACCAGAAAGATAAGTCCGGCTTATTTTCCGATACAGGCAGATGAGAAAAGACAAGAAGTACTTCCTACAGAAGTTGTCGTGCGGTATATCTCAGATGAAGGATGACAATTCAGTTGAACTACTGAGAGGACGCAAGTCCACCGGAACTATAATTCGTCACCTGGTTCCCGTCCAGAATCACGGGATAAACGGTGAGGAAACAGTGCAGGCGCAGCCACCCCGAGCTGCACAGGAGCCATCCCCGTCGGGACAGGAGCCATCCCCATCTTCACAGGAGCCATCCCCATCTTCACAGGAGCCATCCGCAGCAGGCAAAGAACTACGCGGCATAGAAATAAGTATTTTCTGTCCTGTCGATCACTTGGATCTTCCACTTTAGAAACATTCCGTAGTTATCAGAAACTAACCTGCATAAGTTATGACTATTGGCAGGTCGAGAAGAGGTGGATGAGTCGAGACAGAATGAAGATCCACCGACCACTGAAAGTGCCGGTGATGAGGGTCCCCTCCAGACATGGCAGGTTGAAATCGGGGGAGGAGACTCGGGATGTAAATTTTGCAACAATAAACGGCCTCATTATGGATACAAAAGGGATTTCACGTATGAAGAACTCCACGACTCCACAGGAGGATTTTCACCAGAAAACTGCCTGTCCAGCGAAGAATTTGGATCTGCTTTCAAAGGCGAGCTGGAAGACGGTATGAAAATAGTAGTAAAGATGAAGAACAATGTGTTCTTGGATAAGGGCGAGTTCGAGTCCGAGGTGAATGTGCTCTGCAGGGCTTGGCATAAGAATGTGATCACGCTGCTGGGATCGTGCGGAGAAGGAAACAGCAGGCTACTCGTGTACGAGTACGCATGTAATGGATCACTGGATCAGCACATTTCaggtaaaaaggaaaagatatCGAAATGAAGCGAGTTTGTACAGTAGATTATGGATATAGAAATGAATATCAGGAAACTGAAGTGACTGAAATGATGCAGAACATAGCTCGAGACCATTGACTTGGAGACGGAGAATAAATATAGCACTGTCTGCGGCAAGAGGGCTGCGCCATCTACACGAGAACCACATAATTCACATGGATATCAGATTGAACAACATTCTTCTAACCCACTACTTCGAACCGCTGGTAAGGATTGACAGAAACATGTCCATGACCATCTAGACTGCCGATATACAAACTctcatttttttactttgacCCGACTGACAGATTGGAGAATGGGGAATCACGAGAAAAAAGTATGACTCCGACAAGTTTTCAGAGGACAGGGTTCGATACTCTGACTACCAAGCTCCAGAATACACAGATAACAGGATGGTATCGAGCAAAACAGATGTTTATTCCTTCGGGGTTGTTTTGCTGGAGCTGATTACGGGGCGAATCGTGATGGAAATGGCACTGAGAGAAACGAGTCTTTTGGACTGGGTAAGGAGCAAGCTTCCCTTTATGATGTTCATGTTATAGAAACAGATCAGTAGATAAATCCATGTTGTGTGAAGATCTGACAAAATTATTACACATAAAACATGCATACACGAATCGTGTTTCTTCAGGCAAGACCGTTGCTGAGCAACAAGAAGTACCTGGAATTAGCGGATTCCCGACTCGGCAAGTCCTACGATCTGCAGCAGCTTCTCTGGATGGTTCAAGTGACCCAGAACTGTCTCGCAAAGAATCCTAAAAGACGGCTAAGCATGGACCGGGTAAGTTCTCATTCCACATACCTGTCTCCACATAAGTTGCTCCATCGTTATCAAAAACAGGCCCTTGCAATGCACGAGGACAGATAATCATcgactttaacttaatttccGGCAAAGCCGTTCCTGTTCCATGTTAAAGTGCGGTTTCAGAATTTCGCGTATCTATGTAATGTCACAgtatggtcactctctttctatGCCAGCAGGTGGTATCTGCTTTGGAATTCATAGCAGAGAAAAGCATTGCAATAAAGGAGCCTGCTGTGACCCAACAAGATGCACAGGTTCCCGAGGACGGAGGAGAGCGGAGCTGAGCATCCTTTCGATTTGTCTATTGAACAGAGAATACATTGAATTCGAAAATAAATTGTgtatcaataaataaatatcgcGGATTTTGAAGCATTTCCATTGACTGATATTCAGTAAAGCTCGACCATTCTTCTTAGACAGAATCAAAGGCTGAGATATGTGTAACCAGAACAGCTGCGGGACTGAATATTCCGAAGGCTTTTGCTTAAGCTTAGAATGACACGATCATGAATGAAAGTAAGAACGGAATAGATATCTTGCCTGTCTCCGGTGGGTGGTGGCGGTTCTGGAGAGCTGCCCTACAGGGCCGAGGAAGGCGATCCGGGCTAGCTGGCGGGAACATGGACAACTGTATTACCTGCCAGTCGGGGTAGATTATGATTTGTACCATGAGTTTTTGTGCAATACAAATTCGATCCCTGTACTTTTGAGTTTTGACCATTTTGCACCTATGAAGTGGAAACGTCGCCGATCTCTACAGCAAAGACCACTACAGATCTCCGTTGCACTTTGCACCGTTTTTCAAATGCAGTCTAACTACCGAACAGATCGACTCTCACTGCCCACACCAATTTATACCGATGTGGAATTAATTTCGGCGTAtatataaaaaacaaaaaaagaagaagatacaAGTATCGTAAAATGGTAACctcactttttctttttctttttcttttttttgctgaataatgcatattattaataattaatacgAAGAAACAACTACATTGTTACGAAGGTTTGAATATCCCTAAAAAATACATAGTGAGTTAAAATTTGACGTTGAGCTGAATTGACTCAAGTCATGAGCAAGGGTGTTATCCGACCTGGGAATTCAGGAACAAACCCAATTCGTGAAACGATTAAGAATAGAAATAATATCCGAAACTATGATCATAATTTCTCACAGTAACCTCGCTTTATATAAACAGAGAGCGGATCATTTTAGGATTGGGTAAACACAAGAAGTGAGGTCCGTACTTTGGAATGCAAAATGGACTGAACTTAAGACTTCGGGACCTAACAAATAAGACATTACGAACTTTGTAGTACCATAATGCTTTGGACACAAAACTCCGAGGTGCcaaatggaaaatgaaaattttccacACCGCTAGTAAAGGGCAGGCTGGCCTTCGTATGCCATCTCTATTCTTTAAGGCCCAACCCGACCCACATCTAAGGCCCGTTAATCTCTAGCTCCTTCGCCTATTTCGTCACCGTCGTCATCGGGATCGAACAGATACACTCGAAATCCCTCAGAACTCGAAGGCAAACGAGAACAATGACTCGGGAGGTGGAACATACTCGAGACGATTATACCATTTCGCGACCGTCCAATCAGATTGCTCAAAggacactgaaaaaaaaactatcacAAGGTCTTGCCTGGTGACTCTTGGTCGCGTACACAAGACAAACCAATGAATTCATAATGGACACATCTTGAGAAGTTATtctataataaataatttttcaaaaaagggtCTGTTATGGAATGTTGAACGGTTGAATggtgatttttaatttttttggaattttggGGTAGGTGGGGGTGGGGAAAATCATATGTATAGAAACTGAAGCCAAGAGTTTCCATACACAAAAAAGAGGGTTTCCAAAAGGACTTGACAATTAAAGGCTTAATTAAAGATTCTCACTTCTGTATTTCTGTTATATTTTTGGTAATTTAATGAACCCCCAGAGGTTACTACTATCAAAAATTCCTTAATattctcttaattaattaattaatttttttctttttctttttttgaaaagattttgattttcattgaccaaaaaagaagggaaaaaaaagaagaagaagaagcaaaatTCAAGTCCTTCCCTCTTCCTACGAGCTCTGATACTTATTCACTTCCCATAAAAGACCagatttcttcatcttcttctccttggCTGCATTTCTTCTGCTTTGGACAATTTCAATTAACCAATTAATTTACCCCCTCATAGCCAGAACAGACCCAACTATACTTCCTTGCTGCCTTTCGGCTTTCGCCGTGTTTCCGATAAATCCTCCGCCTTTGTCCTCCGctcctcctcatcctcattcGGTCGTAAGTTGGCGGGATTGAAATGAAAGGAATCGCGAGCACTCCCAGCGCCGGATCTTCTTCCGTTCTTCTTCAGGTAGTTCTGTCTTCCCTTATAGCTCTAGTGATCTTAATGATCCAGGTATATGTAACAGTTTTGTCGCTTGAGTTTCTCATTTTCTCTGTGATCTATCGTCTTCTTTATTCTTTGACAGATTATCCGGAACGGAAATCCGGAATAGTTCAGGACTGCACGGTTCAAGTTTCTTGGGTTGATCTTGGATTTGTTCTCCAAGCTGCCACTGCGAGCTGTTTCATAAATACTGATCAACTGCCAAATCCGGAAGATGAGAGAGTTTGATTCACCTGGTGAAGATTCCAGCTCTCCGGACAACACACCGAACAAAGATCCTCTAAGGTTCAAGTTTAAGCTCTCGAAAGCCGAAGAGGAGAGCTCATCGAGCCAGAGCCCGGGGACTCGAACTTGTGAATTCTGTGGAAGGGAGTTCGCAAATGGGAAGGCTCTCGGTGGTCACATAAGGATCCATACTCAGGCCATGAAGAACAACAACGCCGGAGTCTCCAGGACTACAGACAGACTGAAGCAGAAAAGCAACCTCAGGCCGAACACAAATAATGGTAAGGATGCTGCAGCTGTTCTTTCGGGACCGGAGAGGAGTGAAAACTGGGAGAAGGAGCAGATTTGCAGGATTTGCAACCGAACTTTCCCGTCCGTGAAGTCCTTGTTCGGGCATATGAGGTTCCATCCTGAGAGGACTTACAGAGGGGCTCAACCTCCAAGCTCTGAGGAGCATAGCAAGACCTCGTACTCTACCTCGGAAGAGTCTGATCAAGAAATCGAGCTAACCAAGAGATGTAGCTTGGATAGAGAAGTCTCAGGCCGCAGAGACCTGTTGAAGGATCTACCCAACTGGTCCAGGACTGATAAGAGGGGCCGCCAGAGCACCTCGGAGGCGGCCCAAAGCCTCATGAGGTTATCCTGCGTGGCTTCCTACATTGAAAGCGATGAATTCCCGCCAGGATTTAATGGCCAAAAGTTCGTGCCTGAATCTCCACAAAAGAAGTCG of the Punica granatum isolate Tunisia-2019 chromosome 6, ASM765513v2, whole genome shotgun sequence genome contains:
- the LOC116212023 gene encoding elongation factor 1-beta 2-like isoform X1, with the translated sequence MAVTFSDLYAESGLKALDEFLSGKTYISGHQPTKDDIKVFAAVVADPGSSFPNVSKWYGCVSSHLAASFPRKAAGVKFGGAAAPAEEPKKQEAAAADDDDIDLFGEETEEEKKAAEEREAAKKSSAKKKESGKSSVLMDVKPWDDETDMKKLEEAVRSVKMEGLFWGASKLVPVGYGIKKLQIMLTIVDDLVSVDNLIEDHLLTEPINEYVQSCDIVAFNKI
- the LOC116212023 gene encoding elongation factor 1-beta 2-like isoform X2, which codes for MAVTFSDLYAESGLKALDEFLSGKTYISGHQPTKDDIKVFAAVVADPGSSFPNVSKWYGCVSSHLAASFPRKAAGVKFGGAAAPAEEPKKEAAAADDDDIDLFGEETEEEKKAAEEREAAKKSSAKKKESGKSSVLMDVKPWDDETDMKKLEEAVRSVKMEGLFWGASKLVPVGYGIKKLQIMLTIVDDLVSVDNLIEDHLLTEPINEYVQSCDIVAFNKI
- the LOC116211700 gene encoding proline-rich receptor-like protein kinase PERK3, producing the protein MEKHRVVVIQDASSELISPSAIRWAIDTLKLISGDRITLLGVLHQVDTPMGYKFKVDSNSMFAANKKMIKEAVARKVQEYQSNTEIMDLGTLCESREIDFKIEVAAGSSRKETAVELASNLKATWVILDRQMRKDKKYFLQKLSCGISQMKDDNSVELLRGRKSTGTIIRHLVPVQNHGINGEETVQAQPPRAAQEPSPSGQEPSPSSQEPSPSSQEPSAAGKELRGIEISREEVDESRQNEDPPTTESAGDEGPLQTWQVEIGGGDSGCKFCNNKRPHYGYKRDFTYEELHDSTGGFSPENCLSSEEFGSAFKGELEDGMKIVVKMKNNVFLDKGEFESEVNVLCRAWHKNVITLLGSCGEGNSRLLVYEYACNGSLDQHISEHSSRPLTWRRRINIALSAARGLRHLHENHIIHMDIRLNNILLTHYFEPLIGEWGITRKKYDSDKFSEDRVRYSDYQAPEYTDNRMVSSKTDVYSFGVVLLELITGRIVMEMALRETSLLDWARPLLSNKKYLELADSRLGKSYDLQQLLWMVQVTQNCLAKNPKRRLSMDRVVSALEFIAEKSIAIKEPAVTQQDAQVPEDGGERS